The Fortiea contorta PCC 7126 genome has a segment encoding these proteins:
- a CDS encoding glucokinase, producing the protein MNNLLLAGDIGGTKTILRSLEVSDSLSLRTIDQEIYHSGDFPDLVPIVQQFLAKTNAPIPQKACFAIAGPVFNNTAKLTNLAWFLDTERLQQELSIASVSLINDFAAVGYGILGLNKQDVLTLQTGQHQVDAPIAIIGAGTGLGQGFLIKQGNYYQVFPSEGGHADFAPRSELEFQLLKYLLDKHDIQRISVERVVSGQGIVSLYQFLRDRKHTTESPEIAQIVRTWEQEAGQPEKSVDPGAAIGKAALQKSDRLSEQTIQLFIEAYGAEAGNLALKLLPYGGLYIAGGIAPKILPLIEESDFLLHLSQKGRMRPLLEEIPVHVIVNQQVGLIGAALCAARL; encoded by the coding sequence GTGAATAATTTGTTACTCGCAGGCGACATTGGCGGTACTAAGACAATTCTGCGATCGCTGGAGGTGTCAGACTCGTTAAGTTTGCGTACAATTGATCAGGAGATTTACCATAGTGGAGATTTTCCGGATTTAGTACCGATAGTACAGCAGTTTTTGGCAAAAACTAACGCACCGATACCACAGAAGGCTTGTTTTGCGATCGCAGGGCCAGTGTTCAATAATACAGCCAAGCTCACCAATTTGGCTTGGTTTTTAGACACCGAGCGGTTACAACAAGAACTGAGTATCGCTTCTGTTTCGCTGATTAACGATTTTGCCGCTGTTGGTTATGGTATTCTCGGTTTAAATAAACAAGATGTGTTAACTTTGCAAACTGGTCAACATCAAGTCGATGCGCCGATAGCGATTATTGGCGCTGGTACTGGTTTAGGACAAGGATTTTTGATTAAGCAAGGAAACTACTATCAGGTTTTTCCTTCAGAAGGTGGACACGCAGACTTTGCCCCTCGCAGTGAATTAGAATTTCAGTTGTTAAAATATCTGCTGGATAAACATGATATCCAACGCATTTCCGTAGAACGTGTAGTTTCAGGACAGGGGATTGTTTCTCTTTACCAATTTTTACGCGATCGCAAACACACCACAGAATCGCCAGAAATTGCCCAAATCGTCCGTACTTGGGAACAAGAAGCCGGACAACCAGAGAAAAGCGTTGATCCGGGTGCGGCTATTGGTAAAGCTGCATTACAAAAGAGCGATCGCCTCTCAGAACAAACCATACAATTATTTATCGAAGCTTACGGTGCAGAAGCCGGCAACCTAGCACTGAAACTACTTCCCTATGGCGGATTATACATCGCTGGCGGCATTGCTCCCAAAATTCTTCCCTTGATTGAAGAGAGCGATTTTCTCTTGCATTTGAGCCAAAAAGGGAGAATGCGTCCCCTCCTCGAAGAAATACCCGTACACGTAATTGTCAATCAACAAGTGGGGCTAATTGGTGCTGCTTTGTGTGCTGCTAGGTTATAA
- a CDS encoding histidine phosphatase family protein: MSQIVWIARHANRLDFVNPDWFLTAERRYDPPLSEDGFIQAKQLARRLKGEKITHIFASPFLRTIQTANAVAEVLDLPIKLETGLSEWLNPAWMTEEPEKHSILELVELFPRIDLSYTPRIAAKYPETRKQVRERSGQTARCLTTEFFPEHILLVAHGASVLGGAMGLVGEIAETEVKASLCSLVKIVREDPKWLLELKGDTSHLTHIEEVIRFA, translated from the coding sequence ATGAGTCAAATAGTCTGGATCGCAAGACACGCCAACCGCCTCGATTTTGTTAACCCTGATTGGTTTCTAACTGCAGAACGACGCTACGATCCTCCCTTATCTGAGGATGGTTTTATACAAGCAAAACAACTAGCTAGACGGTTAAAAGGAGAGAAAATTACTCATATTTTTGCCTCGCCTTTTCTGCGAACAATACAAACAGCAAACGCTGTGGCAGAGGTGCTAGATTTGCCTATTAAACTAGAAACAGGTTTGAGTGAATGGCTAAATCCTGCTTGGATGACAGAAGAACCAGAAAAGCATTCAATTTTAGAGTTAGTAGAATTATTTCCCAGAATTGATCTTAGCTATACACCACGTATAGCCGCTAAATATCCTGAAACTCGCAAACAAGTCAGAGAACGTTCGGGACAAACTGCTAGATGTTTAACTACTGAATTCTTTCCAGAGCATATCTTGTTAGTAGCTCATGGTGCATCTGTGTTAGGGGGAGCAATGGGATTAGTGGGAGAAATTGCAGAAACAGAAGTTAAAGCTTCTTTATGTTCTTTGGTCAAAATTGTGCGTGAAGATCCAAAATGGTTGTTAGAACTAAAAGGTGATACTTCTCATTTGACCCACATAGAAGAAGTCATTCGATTTGCCTGA
- a CDS encoding Uma2 family endonuclease encodes MATQFSESKSKTGMVVSWEALPDDFKLEDEPVENTGQPLLAGALRESLEITGFIQPQMLIASNFGLCATLNGQFTAKAPDWVYVSATKEILNNRKSYTPNLEGEIPAVVMEFLSNTEEQGYVQGEEYSSKQTYPPGRWFFYEQILQVPLYIIFDPDGGLLEFYKLENGRYKLELPDENGRHWLDSMGLFLGTWQGAKEARTGYWLRWWDSTGNLLPWAVERVEWESQRAEQESQRAEQEHQRAEQEHQRAEQESQEKERLIAYLQSQGIDPNNLPFSTQ; translated from the coding sequence ATGGCAACCCAATTTAGCGAATCCAAATCCAAAACTGGCATGGTAGTATCTTGGGAAGCTCTACCCGATGATTTCAAGTTAGAGGATGAGCCAGTGGAAAATACAGGTCAGCCGTTATTGGCTGGTGCTTTGCGTGAAAGTTTAGAAATAACTGGATTCATCCAACCCCAAATGTTAATTGCTTCAAATTTTGGTCTTTGTGCAACTTTAAATGGGCAATTTACAGCTAAAGCACCAGATTGGGTTTATGTGAGTGCAACTAAAGAAATTCTCAACAACCGCAAAAGCTATACACCAAATTTAGAAGGAGAAATCCCTGCTGTGGTGATGGAATTTTTGTCAAACACCGAGGAGCAAGGATATGTCCAGGGTGAAGAATATTCATCGAAACAAACCTATCCACCAGGAAGATGGTTTTTTTACGAGCAAATATTGCAAGTTCCGCTGTACATAATTTTTGACCCGGATGGAGGTTTGTTAGAATTTTATAAACTGGAAAATGGGCGATACAAACTAGAATTACCTGATGAAAATGGTCGCCATTGGCTTGATTCAATGGGCTTATTTTTAGGAACTTGGCAAGGAGCAAAAGAAGCCAGAACAGGTTACTGGTTGCGTTGGTGGGACTCTACGGGTAATTTATTACCTTGGGCTGTTGAGCGGGTTGAATGGGAAAGCCAACGCGCCGAGCAGGAAAGCCAACGCGCCGAGCAGGAACATCAACGCGCCGAGCAGGAACATCAACGCGCCGAGCAGGAAAGTCAGGAAAAAGAACGACTCATCGCTTATCTGCAATCTCAAGGTATCGATCCAAATAATTTACCATTCAGCACTCAGTAG